The genomic interval CAATATCGAGATGGTGTTTTATATCTGGCAGTCAGGCGGGCTGGTTGAGCAGATTCAGGCGGCCCTGCTGTCCGCTGCGCAGCGCGGCGTTAAGTGTCGGATCCTGCTGGATTCTGCCGGCAGCGTAAACTTTTTTCACAGCACTCAGCCGACACTTATGCGCAATGCGGGTATTGAAGTGGTGGAAGCCCTGCAGGTCAATATCTTGCGTGCCTTTCTGCGACGTATGGATTTGCGCCAGCATCGCAAGGTCATACTGATCGATAATCGCATCGCCTATACCGGCAGCATGAATATGGTTGACCCGCGCCATTTCAAACAAGAGTCCGGCGTCGGCCAGTGGATTGATCTGATGGTTCGCACCGAAGGCCCGGTCGCAACCACGATGGGCATCATCTACAGCCAGGACTGGGAGATGGAAACCGGTCAACGCCGGCTCCCCCCGGCTCCGGATGTAAACATCATGCCGTTCGAGCAGGAAAGCGGCCATACCATTCAGGTCATCGCCTCCGGCCCGGGTTATCCTGAAGATATGATCCATCAAGCGCTGCTGACGGCGGTTTACTCCGCCCGCCAGCAGTTGATCATGACCACCCCGTACTTCGTCCCCAGCGATGACTTGCTGCATGCTATCTGCACTGCCGCCCAGCGCGGCGTGGATGTCAACATTATCGTGCCGTACAAAAACGACTCCATGATGGTGGGATGGGCCTGCAAAGCCTTCTTCAGTGAATTACTGGCGGCAGGCGCACATATTTATCTGTTCAAAGACGGCTTGCTGCATACCAAAAGCGTGCTGGTTGACGGTCAACTTAGCCTGGTCGGTACCGTCAATCTCGACATGCGCAGCCTGTGGTTGAACTTCGAAATCACGCTGCTGATCGATGATGCCGGTTTTGGCCGTGATCTGGCCTGTATACAGGAGGACTACATGCTCCGTTCCGAGCGTTTACAGGCGGGAAAATGGCAAAAACGCCCGTATTGGCAGTTGATCGTGGAGCGATTGTTCTACTTTTTCAGCCCGCTGCTGTAATCCTTTCCACCTTCATGCTCTAATACCGCATCATGTTTTAACAGGGACATCGTTATGGATTTGAATAATCGCCTGACCGAAGACGAAACGCTGGAACAGGCCTATGACATTTTTCTGGAACTGGCGCCGGATAACCTGGATCCTGCGGACATCCTGCTGTTCAATCTGCAGTTTGAAGAACGCGGCGGCGCAGAGCTGTTCGACCCGGCCGAAGATTGGGCGGAACACGTTGATTTTGACCTCAATCCTGACTTTTTCGCTGAAGTGGTGATTGGCCTGGCGGAGAAAGACGGCGATGAAATTACCGATATCTTTGCCCGCGTGCTGATTTGCCGCGAGAAAGACCACAAACTTTGCCATATCCTGTGGAAAGAGTGACTCCTCCGTCACTTAATGCCTTCCCGCCCTGACGACACAAGCGCCCCTTTTGGGGCGTTTGTGTTTTTTCGACGGGCAATCATGGTGTTACGCCATCGGCTCAACCTTCAGGCAGGACACCGCATGGCGGAAACTGCCCTCCAGCACCGGCCGGGTTTTCACACATTCAGGCCCGACGACCGGGCAGCGCGTGCAGAAGACACAACCGCTGGGCGGATTGATCGGCGACGGCAAATCCCCCTCCAGCAACTGAATCTGCTTATCGCGCTCCTTATCCGGATCGGGAATGGGAACCGCCGACATCAGTGCTTTGGTGTAAGGATGTTGGGGATTATGGTACAGCTCGTCATAGGTTCCCAGTTCCACCGCATGGCCCAGATACATCACCAGCACGCGATCGGAAATGTGTTTCACTACAGACAGATCATGTGCAATAAAAATCAACGATAGCCCCATCTCCCGCTGTAACTGCTGCAACAAATTCACCACCTGAGCCTGAATGGACACATCCAGC from Musicola paradisiaca NCPPB 2511 carries:
- the cls gene encoding cardiolipin synthase, whose product is MTAFYTVLSGLLVFSYWLLIAGITLRILMKRRAVPSAMAWLLVIYILPLVGIIAYLLLGELHLGKQRAERARQMWPATAQWLRELKGFQRIFATEHSEVARSLFQLCERRQGVAGVKGNQLQLLTSFDDTIKTLLRDIELARNNIEMVFYIWQSGGLVEQIQAALLSAAQRGVKCRILLDSAGSVNFFHSTQPTLMRNAGIEVVEALQVNILRAFLRRMDLRQHRKVILIDNRIAYTGSMNMVDPRHFKQESGVGQWIDLMVRTEGPVATTMGIIYSQDWEMETGQRRLPPAPDVNIMPFEQESGHTIQVIASGPGYPEDMIHQALLTAVYSARQQLIMTTPYFVPSDDLLHAICTAAQRGVDVNIIVPYKNDSMMVGWACKAFFSELLAAGAHIYLFKDGLLHTKSVLVDGQLSLVGTVNLDMRSLWLNFEITLLIDDAGFGRDLACIQEDYMLRSERLQAGKWQKRPYWQLIVERLFYFFSPLL
- a CDS encoding HI1450 family dsDNA-mimic protein — encoded protein: MVMDLNNRLTEDETLEQAYDIFLELAPDNLDPADILLFNLQFEERGGAELFDPAEDWAEHVDFDLNPDFFAEVVIGLAEKDGDEITDIFARVLICREKDHKLCHILWKE